From the genome of Nanoarchaeota archaeon, one region includes:
- a CDS encoding HAD family hydrolase → MPQIPVKYVLWDYGNTLMLDPFPEVLEKIAPKCAKELGKTGQQISEKRFIEAWRSANLRINYLHCTHFAQEEPILADALRSLGVTPAGIMMLAPKILQIYRAELEAHIKNEPRNKEIREVLDWINRKGFVQGLFSDDRFWDLRASIGWMNIDKFFSGIVVSDEIGIEKPDPKIFDRLLGMLEAEPKDCAYIGDNPLRDVECAKKKGMFTILYKRPMEESTPWRDYKINPKFLPDAKITSLADLKNILVLKS, encoded by the coding sequence ATGCCTCAAATACCAGTTAAATACGTATTATGGGATTATGGGAATACATTGATGCTGGATCCGTTTCCTGAAGTTCTTGAAAAAATCGCGCCAAAATGCGCAAAGGAACTTGGGAAAACCGGGCAGCAAATAAGCGAAAAACGTTTTATTGAGGCGTGGAGGAGCGCGAATCTCCGCATCAATTATCTGCATTGCACCCATTTCGCGCAGGAAGAGCCGATACTTGCAGACGCGCTCAGAAGCCTCGGCGTAACACCTGCCGGCATAATGATGCTTGCCCCGAAAATTCTTCAGATATACCGGGCGGAACTTGAGGCTCACATAAAAAACGAGCCGCGAAACAAAGAAATCAGAGAAGTGCTTGATTGGATTAATCGAAAGGGATTTGTGCAGGGGCTTTTCAGCGACGACCGCTTTTGGGACTTGAGAGCGTCTATCGGCTGGATGAATATCGATAAGTTCTTTTCAGGCATAGTTGTTTCCGACGAAATCGGCATAGAAAAGCCGGACCCAAAAATATTTGACCGCTTATTAGGGATGCTGGAAGCAGAGCCTAAAGATTGCGCATATATCGGCGACAATCCTTTGAGGGATGTTGAATGCGCGAAAAAGAAGGGGATGTTTACAATACTATACAAAAGGCCAATGGAAGAATCAACGCCATGGCGAGATTATAAAATCAATCCAAAGTTTTTGCCCGATGCAAAAATAACGTCATTGGCAGATTTAAAAAATATATTGGTTTTGAAGAGCTGA
- the fni gene encoding type 2 isopentenyl-diphosphate Delta-isomerase, giving the protein MAYKIQKKAEEKKEAPKKPIEQRKSDHITLCLSKEAESSKTGFEDIRLIHKSLPEINFEEVDISTTFLGKKLNAPIIIEAITGGCEEAEKINKNLAKAAERVGVAFGVGSERAFMTAPQLAETYKIRDVAPNVFLIGNLGLIQFRNGFGDREFNQAICEIDCNALAIHLNPLQELCQPEGDKNWKGCTNELAEMCKAGFPIIVKETGAGISAEVAKSIERAGAKAIDVSGLGGTNFALIESYRNGVSGFENWGIPTACSIIEVRGAVRIPIIASGGIRSGVDMAKSIALGADMCGAALPFLRAAVISDIAVEEKLREFIMQLKIAMILTGCKNIAELKKTKYIISGFVKEWKEQRVR; this is encoded by the coding sequence ATGGCGTATAAAATTCAAAAGAAGGCTGAAGAAAAAAAAGAGGCTCCAAAAAAGCCGATTGAACAGCGCAAAAGCGACCACATAACTCTTTGCCTTTCAAAAGAAGCCGAAAGCAGCAAAACAGGATTTGAAGACATACGGCTGATTCATAAATCACTTCCAGAAATTAATTTTGAAGAAGTTGACATATCAACCACATTTCTTGGGAAAAAACTGAATGCTCCGATAATCATAGAAGCGATAACCGGCGGCTGTGAAGAAGCCGAAAAAATAAACAAGAACCTTGCAAAAGCGGCAGAGCGCGTCGGCGTTGCATTTGGTGTGGGCTCTGAAAGGGCTTTCATGACCGCTCCTCAGCTTGCGGAAACATATAAAATCAGGGATGTCGCGCCAAATGTATTTCTTATAGGAAATCTCGGCCTGATACAGTTCAGGAACGGCTTTGGCGATAGGGAATTCAACCAGGCGATTTGCGAAATTGACTGCAACGCGCTTGCAATTCATCTGAATCCGCTTCAGGAGCTTTGCCAGCCGGAAGGGGACAAAAACTGGAAAGGCTGCACGAACGAGCTTGCGGAAATGTGCAAGGCGGGCTTTCCGATAATAGTTAAAGAAACGGGTGCTGGAATCAGCGCGGAAGTTGCAAAATCAATTGAACGCGCCGGCGCAAAAGCAATAGATGTTTCAGGCCTTGGCGGAACAAATTTTGCATTAATTGAAAGCTACAGAAACGGTGTGTCCGGCTTTGAAAACTGGGGCATTCCGACAGCATGCTCAATCATTGAAGTAAGAGGCGCGGTAAGAATCCCTATAATTGCATCAGGAGGCATACGTTCCGGAGTGGACATGGCAAAATCAATAGCTCTTGGCGCAGATATGTGCGGGGCGGCATTGCCGTTTCTGAGGGCGGCTGTAATAAGCGATATAGCTGTTGAAGAAAAGCTAAGAGAATTCATAATGCAATTGAAGATCGCGATGATTCTTACGGGGTGTAAAAATATTGCAGAACTGAAGAAAACAAAGTACATTATTAGCGGATTTGTAAAGGAGTGGAAGGAACAGCGGGTGAGATAA
- a CDS encoding radical SAM protein codes for MNLLKKPLVTRGWDKDILAKYELGDVPLVMGNMTNQCNYNCIYCHTDAGKKDENELNADEWIRILDESKELGNEVFWIGGKGEPILDNAFRKVIRHADDIGLTTVLNTNGSLITKKRAKLLYNNNVSPEVKIISFDEDVYDYLSGTIGNLPALRKGLNNLIKAGYRKIVDETDDARITRMSGMLLMAKPAYQSMPDVFRYCDRNNFAPVVSDVVASGRVVKRGNLDELKLSDEEKKNIWELGSEIMSYPLNKGIEECQIQYGIVVQNNGDLIIDTYGMSCDVCDYYGRRVAGNLREISLKEGWEIIKEERKRNETARKIAYDQFKEECSACLASCPMAHKSQKDYYGLN; via the coding sequence ATGAACTTATTAAAAAAACCGCTCGTAACTCGGGGCTGGGATAAGGATATTCTGGCGAAATATGAGCTGGGAGATGTTCCGCTGGTTATGGGAAATATGACTAACCAATGCAACTACAACTGCATTTATTGCCATACTGATGCGGGCAAAAAAGACGAAAATGAATTAAATGCAGACGAATGGATTAGGATTCTTGATGAAAGCAAAGAACTTGGAAATGAAGTTTTCTGGATTGGGGGAAAAGGAGAACCGATTCTTGACAATGCGTTTAGAAAAGTAATCAGGCATGCAGATGATATAGGGCTAACTACGGTATTAAACACGAACGGAAGCCTGATTACGAAGAAAAGAGCGAAACTATTATATAATAACAATGTAAGCCCCGAAGTCAAAATAATCAGTTTTGACGAAGACGTGTATGATTATTTGTCAGGCACTATTGGAAATCTGCCCGCATTGCGCAAAGGGCTGAATAACTTGATTAAAGCGGGCTATAGAAAAATAGTTGACGAAACAGATGATGCCCGAATAACCAGAATGTCCGGAATGCTGTTAATGGCAAAACCCGCTTATCAATCAATGCCTGATGTTTTCAGGTATTGTGACCGCAATAATTTCGCCCCGGTTGTCAGTGATGTTGTTGCTTCCGGAAGAGTTGTCAAGCGCGGAAATTTAGACGAATTAAAGTTATCTGATGAAGAAAAAAAGAATATATGGGAACTCGGTTCTGAGATAATGAGTTATCCTTTGAACAAAGGAATAGAAGAGTGCCAGATACAATACGGCATAGTTGTTCAAAACAATGGCGATCTTATCATTGATACTTATGGCATGTCGTGCGATGTCTGTGATTATTATGGGAGGCGGGTAGCGGGAAACCTGCGTGAAATATCGCTAAAAGAAGGATGGGAAATAATAAAAGAGGAAAGAAAAAGAAACGAGACTGCGCGCAAAATTGCGTATGATCAGTTTAAAGAAGAATGTTCGGCTTGTCTTGCTTCGTGCCCGATGGCACACAAATCCCAAAAAGATTATTATGGCTTGAATTAA
- a CDS encoding 3'-phosphoesterase, with protein sequence MPLEEYVKKRDFTKTSEPLPLETIKSAGKDLIFAIHEHHASHLHWDLRLEHDGVLKSWAVPKEPPLAERIKRLAVQVEDHPLDYAKFEGTIPEGQYGAGVVKIWDCGTYMPEKFSGKEIIADFHGKKLLGKYVLLKTAFNGAKNSWLFFKKNK encoded by the coding sequence ATGCCTCTTGAAGAATATGTTAAAAAGCGGGACTTCACAAAGACTTCAGAGCCATTGCCTTTAGAAACGATAAAATCAGCAGGCAAAGACCTGATTTTTGCCATACACGAGCACCACGCATCGCACCTTCACTGGGACCTGCGCCTTGAGCACGACGGCGTGTTGAAAAGCTGGGCAGTCCCTAAAGAGCCGCCGCTTGCGGAAAGGATAAAGCGCCTTGCGGTTCAGGTTGAAGATCATCCGCTTGATTATGCGAAGTTTGAGGGCACAATTCCTGAGGGGCAGTACGGCGCAGGCGTTGTCAAAATATGGGATTGCGGAACTTACATGCCGGAGAAATTTTCAGGCAAAGAAATAATCGCTGATTTCCACGGAAAAAAACTTTTAGGAAAATATGTGCTTTTGAAAACAGCATTTAATGGCGCGAAAAATTCGTGGCTGTTTTTTAAAAAGAATAAATGA